The Cystobacter fuscus DSM 2262 genome contains a region encoding:
- a CDS encoding Lrp/AsnC family transcriptional regulator, whose protein sequence is MDELDYHLLDLLQREGRATQLELSRAVGLSQPAVAERIRKLEERGVITGYAAHVDAAKLGKDITAFIGVSIEHPKYFESFAKKVLALPEVLEAHRVAGQDSYILKVRTRNTKTLDTLLVETLRVITGVTRTHTTIVLTSIKEGTHVHVSEEELKGA, encoded by the coding sequence ATGGATGAACTCGACTACCACCTCCTCGATCTGTTGCAGCGCGAGGGCCGCGCCACGCAGTTGGAGTTGTCCCGAGCGGTGGGACTGTCCCAGCCAGCGGTGGCCGAGCGCATCCGCAAGCTCGAGGAGCGGGGAGTCATCACGGGCTACGCGGCGCACGTGGACGCGGCGAAGCTGGGCAAGGACATCACCGCCTTCATTGGCGTGAGCATCGAGCATCCCAAGTACTTCGAGAGCTTCGCCAAGAAGGTGCTGGCGCTGCCCGAGGTGCTCGAGGCCCACCGCGTGGCGGGGCAGGACTCGTACATCCTCAAGGTGCGCACCCGGAACACGAAGACGCTCGACACCCTGCTCGTGGAGACGCTGAGGGTCATCACGGGCGTCACGCGCACTCACACCACCATCGTCCTGACCTCCATCAAGGAGGGGACGCACGTCCACGTCTCTGAAGAAGAGCTGAAAGGAGCCTGA
- a CDS encoding PLP-dependent aminotransferase family protein, translating to MIAAPLANAPPPFPLSQRMSRMKASAVREILKVAERPDVLSFAGGLPAPELFPVEAIAQAHAESFAEEGRAALQYSTTEGYGPLREWIRAHLGERGLRVGVDQVLITNGSQQGIELVAKVMLDPGDLVVVENPSYLAALQTFSGYEASYAVVGSDDDGMRVDELERLITSRKPKLIYLVPNFQNPKGTTLSLERRHALVRFAQRHRILILEDNPYGELRFRGEHLPSLASLDEEGVVVSLGSFSKTLAPGLRIGWMVGPRDVLRAVTVVKQAADLHTATVAQRATARLLTRFDFNAHLEHLRVVYGERCMAMLDSMKRHMPAGTRWTQPDGGMFVWAELPRGMSAEALFPLALEKRVAFVPGAPFYAAEPRHEFMRLNFSNRPPELLEEGMRRLGAVIASQQQ from the coding sequence ATGATCGCCGCCCCCCTCGCCAATGCTCCTCCGCCGTTCCCGCTCTCCCAACGCATGTCGCGCATGAAGGCCTCCGCGGTCCGGGAGATCCTCAAGGTGGCCGAGCGTCCGGACGTGCTCTCGTTCGCGGGCGGCCTGCCGGCGCCCGAGCTCTTCCCGGTGGAGGCCATCGCCCAGGCCCACGCGGAGTCCTTCGCCGAGGAGGGCCGCGCCGCGCTGCAGTACAGCACCACGGAGGGCTACGGCCCCTTGCGCGAGTGGATCCGCGCGCACCTGGGCGAGCGCGGTCTGCGGGTGGGGGTGGATCAGGTGCTCATCACCAACGGCTCGCAACAGGGCATCGAGTTGGTGGCCAAGGTGATGCTCGACCCGGGCGATCTGGTGGTGGTGGAGAACCCCAGCTATCTCGCCGCGCTGCAGACGTTCAGCGGCTACGAGGCCTCCTACGCCGTCGTGGGCAGCGACGATGACGGCATGCGCGTGGACGAGCTCGAGCGCCTGATCACCTCGCGCAAGCCCAAGCTCATCTACCTGGTGCCCAACTTCCAGAATCCCAAGGGCACCACGCTGTCGCTGGAGCGCCGGCACGCGCTCGTGCGCTTCGCCCAGCGCCACCGCATCCTCATCCTCGAGGACAACCCCTACGGCGAGCTGCGCTTCCGGGGCGAGCACCTGCCGTCGCTGGCCTCGCTCGACGAAGAGGGCGTGGTGGTCAGCCTCGGCTCGTTCTCCAAGACCCTGGCGCCCGGGTTGCGCATCGGGTGGATGGTGGGGCCACGGGACGTCCTCCGGGCGGTCACCGTGGTGAAGCAGGCGGCGGATCTACACACCGCCACGGTGGCGCAGCGGGCCACGGCGCGGCTGCTCACGCGCTTCGACTTCAATGCCCACCTGGAGCACCTGCGCGTCGTCTACGGCGAGCGCTGCATGGCCATGCTCGATTCGATGAAGCGGCACATGCCCGCGGGAACCCGGTGGACGCAGCCGGACGGTGGCATGTTCGTGTGGGCGGAGCTGCCGCGCGGCATGAGCGCGGAGGCGCTCTTCCCCCTGGCGCTGGAGAAGCGCGTGGCCTTCGTGCCGGGCGCGCCCTTCTACGCCGCCGAGCCGCGCCACGAGTTCATGCGCCTGAACTTCTCCAACCGTCCGCCGGAGCTGCTGGAAGAGGGCATGCGCCGGCTCGGCGCCGTCATCGCCTCCCAGCAGCAGTGA
- a CDS encoding alpha/beta fold hydrolase, giving the protein MILANFQLGEGQRPTVLLHGFLGTGRNLRSLAAAWSAADPSRRFLLPDLTGHGTSPPLPPGATLSSMAADVVETARAAGLEGPLDFVGHSLGGRVSLAASLAAPGDVASVTLLDITPGPIPPGLSESGKVLEKLRAAPARAADRKAMREELTGRGLSGPLSDWLLMNLEPAPEGGVRWRFDREALGEFHARMNGEQLWNALARPGMPVRCIRGGRAAYVSDDDVARMEALDCPVDTLPNAGHFVHVDEPDALLRWLLRG; this is encoded by the coding sequence GTGATCCTCGCGAACTTCCAGTTGGGTGAAGGACAGCGGCCGACGGTGCTGCTGCATGGCTTTCTCGGCACGGGGCGCAACCTGCGCTCGCTGGCGGCGGCCTGGAGCGCGGCGGACCCGAGCCGCCGCTTCCTGCTGCCGGACCTGACGGGCCATGGCACCTCGCCCCCGCTGCCGCCCGGGGCCACGCTGTCCAGCATGGCCGCGGACGTGGTGGAGACGGCGCGCGCGGCGGGGTTGGAGGGGCCGTTGGATTTCGTGGGGCACTCGCTCGGGGGCCGCGTGTCGCTGGCCGCGAGCCTGGCCGCGCCCGGCGACGTGGCGAGCGTCACGCTGCTGGACATCACCCCGGGCCCCATTCCCCCGGGCCTGTCCGAGAGCGGCAAGGTGCTGGAGAAGCTGCGGGCTGCTCCCGCCCGGGCCGCGGATCGCAAGGCGATGCGCGAGGAGCTGACGGGACGGGGCTTGTCGGGCCCGCTGTCGGACTGGCTCCTGATGAACCTGGAGCCCGCGCCGGAGGGAGGGGTGCGCTGGCGCTTCGACCGGGAAGCGCTCGGCGAGTTCCACGCGCGGATGAATGGTGAGCAGCTCTGGAACGCCCTGGCGCGCCCGGGGATGCCGGTGCGCTGCATCCGCGGCGGCCGGGCCGCCTACGTCTCCGATGATGATGTCGCCCGGATGGAGGCCCTGGACTGCCCGGTGGACACGCTCCCCAACGCGGGGCACTTCGTCCACGTGGACGAGCCGGACGCGCTGCTGCGCTGGCTGCTGCGCGGTTGA
- a CDS encoding ATP-grasp domain-containing protein gives MPFPGAPLDIALVTASTYPDCRPDELLLAEALAARGVKAGPIIWDDPAVDWSRFRLALIRTAWDSDRRRDEFVAWAERAGAQCPLWNPPEVLRWNTHKSYLRELESRGVPIVPTLWLARGSTPDVEALLTEHGWSDAVVKPAVSAGARDTLRVRGPAELPAARELMARVLPHKDMMVQPYISSVEGHGERSLLFFGGEYTHAILRPAALSARPGYDPTLAESLTSSEEERAFARKVLAATGFELLYARVDMARDERGALRLMELEVTEPNLFLHQGGPGAVRALVDALIARL, from the coding sequence ATGCCCTTTCCTGGTGCCCCCCTCGACATCGCCCTGGTCACCGCGTCCACCTACCCCGATTGCCGGCCCGATGAACTCCTGCTCGCCGAGGCGCTCGCCGCCCGGGGCGTGAAGGCCGGACCCATCATCTGGGATGACCCGGCGGTGGACTGGAGCCGCTTCCGGCTCGCGCTCATCCGCACCGCCTGGGACTCGGACAGGCGCCGTGACGAGTTCGTCGCCTGGGCCGAGCGCGCCGGAGCCCAATGCCCCTTGTGGAATCCACCCGAGGTGCTGCGGTGGAACACGCACAAGAGCTACCTGCGCGAGCTGGAGTCACGCGGTGTGCCCATCGTCCCCACGCTCTGGCTCGCGCGGGGTTCGACTCCGGACGTGGAGGCCCTGCTCACCGAGCACGGCTGGAGCGACGCGGTGGTGAAGCCGGCGGTGTCCGCGGGCGCGCGCGACACGCTCCGGGTCCGCGGGCCCGCGGAGCTGCCCGCCGCGCGGGAGCTGATGGCGCGCGTGTTGCCGCACAAGGACATGATGGTGCAGCCCTACATCTCCTCGGTGGAGGGCCACGGTGAGCGCTCGCTGCTCTTCTTCGGCGGGGAGTACACCCACGCCATCCTGCGGCCCGCCGCCCTGTCGGCTCGCCCGGGCTATGATCCCACCCTCGCCGAGTCCCTCACGTCCTCCGAGGAAGAACGGGCCTTCGCCCGGAAGGTGCTCGCCGCCACGGGGTTCGAGTTGCTCTACGCCCGGGTGGACATGGCGCGGGATGAGCGGGGCGCGCTGCGGCTGATGGAGCTCGAGGTCACCGAGCCCAACCTCTTCCTGCACCAGGGCGGCCCCGGAGCCGTGCGGGCCCTGGTGGACGCACTGATCGCCAGGCTCTGA
- a CDS encoding AEC family transporter, with protein sequence MISVLGLLFTSLLLGMAARRSGRFHEHTAHVINAYVINVALPALVLRSVHGLTLAPELLLSAAVPWVIFGVAWLLFHALGPRLGLAPDSVAALVLTAGLGNTSFVGLPLIEGLRGPEALRVAVVIDQLGSFLALATVATIYAARAAERETHPAALWKKLVGFMPLVALVLALLTHPWAFPTWVDGVLARLGATLTPLTLFSVGYQLRLSGLRGRGKALCLGLGYKLVLAPLGIALLLLALPRLDRLSFEVTVLQAGMAPMVTGAILAVDHGLDPELSALMVGVGIPLSLLTVPTALWLMG encoded by the coding sequence ATGATTTCCGTTCTCGGCCTGTTGTTCACCAGCCTCCTGCTGGGGATGGCCGCCCGGCGCAGTGGCCGTTTCCACGAGCACACGGCGCACGTCATCAACGCCTATGTGATCAACGTGGCGCTGCCCGCGCTGGTGTTGCGCTCGGTGCACGGGCTCACGCTGGCGCCCGAGCTGCTGCTGTCCGCCGCCGTGCCCTGGGTCATCTTCGGCGTGGCCTGGCTGCTGTTCCACGCGCTGGGGCCCCGGCTGGGGCTGGCGCCCGACAGCGTGGCGGCGCTGGTGCTCACGGCGGGTCTGGGCAACACGTCGTTCGTGGGCCTGCCGCTCATCGAGGGCCTGCGCGGTCCCGAGGCCCTGCGGGTGGCGGTGGTCATCGATCAGCTGGGCTCGTTCCTGGCGCTGGCCACGGTGGCCACCATCTACGCCGCGCGCGCCGCCGAGAGGGAGACGCACCCGGCGGCGCTGTGGAAGAAGCTGGTGGGCTTCATGCCCCTGGTGGCCTTGGTGCTCGCGTTGCTCACCCATCCGTGGGCGTTTCCCACGTGGGTGGATGGGGTGCTGGCGCGGTTGGGCGCGACGCTCACCCCGCTCACGCTCTTCTCCGTGGGCTACCAGTTGCGGCTGTCCGGCCTGCGCGGCCGGGGAAAAGCGCTGTGCCTGGGGTTGGGCTACAAGTTGGTGCTGGCCCCGCTGGGCATCGCGCTGTTGCTGCTCGCGCTGCCGCGACTGGACCGTCTGTCTTTCGAGGTGACCGTGCTTCAGGCGGGGATGGCGCCGATGGTGACGGGGGCCATTCTCGCGGTGGACCATGGGTTGGATCCAGAGTTGTCCGCCCTCATGGTGGGGGTGGGCATCCCGCTGTCGTTGCTCACGGTACCCACGGCCCTGTGGTTGATGGGATAG
- a CDS encoding serine/threonine-protein kinase gives MHSTDDDAGGVTYLSDSSPGHPALPPGERPSLSLEQTLRPATPPVSPHGTLIQGAVTPLPAPVAARGLVPGQVVADRYQVRKWLGSGGTAAVYEVLDLQTNQHVALKVLAVPHAEETLVTRFRREVEHARALEHVNILRVFDVGWDGERHFLTVELLAGMDLRQLLQERRPTLAGALRWLTHATVALEHAHARGVLHRDIKPGNLFITRTGVLKLMDFGLAKSEHVPGTTSQGATLGTPEYMAPEQVMGTPPVSPASDLYSLGVVAYELFTGQLPFRHSQPVPLMFLHVQETPRPPRLLCPALPEPFERVVLKLMEKRPEDRYRNATELRAALAKLWPLVLERPS, from the coding sequence GTGCACTCGACGGATGATGATGCCGGTGGCGTGACCTACCTGAGCGACTCGTCGCCAGGGCACCCGGCGTTGCCTCCGGGCGAGCGCCCGAGCCTGTCGTTGGAGCAGACCCTGCGTCCGGCGACGCCACCGGTGTCCCCTCACGGCACGCTCATCCAGGGGGCGGTGACGCCCCTGCCCGCCCCCGTTGCGGCGCGCGGCCTGGTGCCGGGTCAGGTGGTCGCGGACCGCTACCAGGTGCGCAAGTGGCTGGGCTCGGGAGGAACCGCCGCGGTGTACGAGGTGCTGGACCTCCAGACGAACCAGCACGTGGCGCTCAAGGTCCTGGCGGTGCCCCACGCGGAGGAGACGCTGGTCACGCGCTTTCGCCGGGAGGTGGAGCACGCGCGCGCGCTGGAGCACGTCAACATCCTGCGCGTCTTCGACGTGGGGTGGGATGGGGAGCGGCACTTCCTGACGGTGGAACTGCTCGCGGGCATGGACCTGCGCCAGCTCCTGCAGGAGCGGCGGCCCACGCTGGCCGGTGCCCTGCGCTGGCTCACCCACGCCACCGTGGCCCTGGAGCACGCGCACGCGCGCGGGGTGCTGCACCGGGACATCAAGCCCGGCAACCTCTTCATCACCCGGACCGGGGTGCTCAAGCTGATGGACTTCGGCCTCGCCAAGAGCGAGCACGTGCCGGGCACCACCAGCCAGGGCGCCACGCTCGGCACCCCGGAGTACATGGCGCCCGAGCAGGTGATGGGCACGCCCCCCGTGTCACCCGCCTCGGACCTGTACTCCCTGGGCGTGGTGGCGTACGAGTTGTTCACCGGGCAACTTCCCTTCCGCCATTCGCAGCCCGTGCCGTTGATGTTCCTGCACGTCCAGGAAACACCCCGGCCCCCCCGGCTGCTCTGTCCGGCGCTGCCGGAGCCGTTCGAACGTGTCGTGTTGAAGCTGATGGAGAAGCGCCCGGAGGACCGTTACCGTAACGCGACCGAGCTGCGTGCCGCGCTGGCGAAGCTGTGGCCCCTGGTGCTCGAACGCCCTTCATGA